The nucleotide window AACACGATCTAGATGAGACCAAAGGAAAGATTTAGACTGCTTTGTGATTTGGAAAATGTGGACCTAAGCAAGGAAAGTTAAGACATGATTGGTTAAAAATCAGGAAGAAGGAGATCTTTATCCCAAGAAGGAAAGAATCATACGTGATGGGAAGTACCAGGATAGAAAAACGAGAGAAAGTATAGTAGGAATTGATTCGGTTTTTAACACAAGGCGGTGGTGAAAGGTGAGACAAAAATAAATCATAGAAGAGGGTGGTGGGAGATgggacaaagaaaaatcaaacaaAAATAAACCGTATCAGGCTATGAAAAGTTTCATTAAAAGTAGAGATTCTTTTCGCGAAAGTAAAGTTAGCATGCATCAATTTGGCAGAAGCTTTGTTTCTCTTTGGCGGAAGCTAGCTACTATAATGCTAATTTTGTCGTATTTCATAGAAAAATGCTTGGTTCATTAAAATCTGGTTTAAAATATACAGATTGAATGACCGGCTTCCATATCTGTGTTTCGACATTATTCTGGATCGATTTTCGGACAATACCGTGATCATTTGTGGGTTAGTGTTGGAGATGCCCAAATAATTTAAACGCTATTACAAAACTGTTTTTTTATTTCTTTATATGATCACCCggttagggcatgtacaatgcaTAGCCTCAAAGTGATGCCTCGTATGACATGTAGGATCGGATATGACGTAAAGTAGGTTCAGATAGAGAAGCGGGATCCTCTCCAGAAGGCGGGTGCTTGAAGAGAAAACGTGTGGTCCAATGACAAAAGCTGGAAAGATTGGAGTGAAAAATAAAGATGCATGTGTACTAGAGTCTTTATTTTCTGTTTCTTAATGAGGCCCACTAGTGATAGCTTGCATTGGAAAGAAAAAATTAATGCAGATACCTCAAATTACTTTTTATCATGAGGCATATGTATCTATATGCCATCATTGTGCATGCCCTTAGGGCACGTACAATGGTGGCATATGGATACATATGCTCGATAACAAAAAGTAATTTGAGGCATCTACATTTATTTTTTTCCTCAATGCAAGCTATCACTAGTTGGCCTCATTAAAAAATAGGAAATAAAGACTTTAGTACACTTGCATCTCTACTTTTCATTCCAACCTTTTCAGTTTTTGTCACCGGACCATATTTTTTCTCTTCAAGCACCCGCCTCCTGAAGAGGATTCCGCTTCCCTATCCAAACCTACTTTACGTCATATCCAATCCTACATGACATGCGAGGCATCATCTTGAGGCTAtgcattgtacatgcccttagtACTCGTTAGTTATGCGCGTGCCTACGTCCTCGGACACGTTGTTTTCGGTCGGCGGCCACCGCGTGCATCGTCGGCCGGAGCCAGACAGGATAGATAGAACAAAATAATATGGGGAAAGGCGGCGGCTATTCGTTCTCCACAGCAGTCAGCCGGGCATGCAATTCCTGCCTTCCACGCCTGGTGAAACGAGCGCGCCAAGAAGCCTCCTCCCTCAAAGAATCGATTCACTCgggcccgcaccgtcccgtcctTAAAAAAGGCCAAACGGACCGTCACAGCTTGTTCCCGTGTACCGAAAGCAGTTCCTTTCCATGTCAATAAAAAAGCAGTTCCTTCTGGTTCGCCTCCCGACCGTTTTAAGTCAGCACAACAGGCGCCGACGGGCGGGCCAACGTCCCCCCATGGACCCACGGCCCCGTCTCACCGCAGCCGGGAAGCTCCCCAATCTCACCTCACGCTGCCTGCCGAGTCAGCGCGTTGCCCTCGTCCACACCACGCCGCCGACTCCGAGGCTCAAACCGCAGGCAGGAGCAGGACCATTCCAGAACGCGTGGCCGGGCGTCACGGCTGAGCATCTCTCGTGCCCTCCGCCACAAGATTTCCACCCCCCCAGCTGCCACGACAGGACCATTCTTCTCTCCCCGGCTCCGCCTATAAAGCCCCGGCCTCCCgttcctcctctccggcgaccacAAGAAGCAAAAGAGTTTGTCCCTACGCAGGCACACAAGGCATCCATCCGTTCCTCGGTTCCTAAGTCAGCAGGGTTTGTTCATCGACGGTCGTTCCTTTCGTCGTCGCCGGCATGCAGCGGAGCAGCTCGTTCGGGACGTCGTGGGCGGACCAGTGGGACACCGGCGCCGACCCGAGCCCgcgggcgcgcggcggcggcaACGGTGGCGGCGACGGCAAGAAGGGCGGCGTGGAGAAGACCAAGGCGGCCGCGGCCACCGGGCTGAAGAAGGTCAAGGCCGGCACCGCGCAGGGGTTCCAGTGGATCAAGGACAAGTACCAGAAGAAGAGCGCCGGCAAGAGCGGCAAGCAGGGCGGCGGCTCCGAGGTGGCCGCCGGGTACTGACCGGTCATCTGAGACGTTTGGATATGTATGGAATCGTCATGGACCGATGATGTTCTTATGATTCATAAATTCTAGAACTTTTTCTAATCCCAACTAAAAAGTCTCTAGTGTTTaaaaagttccttcctatttgTTTTCAGAGATTAAAAATCCCTAGTCCCTTTCTAAAAattattaaatgaccatgttgtTTCTAGTATATAAAAAAATAATAATCAAACAACACCATGAGATAGCGGGTCATTGAATGCATGGAGATGCATTGTtgaaaaagtcccaaaaaagaCTCTCCTTAAAAGTCTTCCTCATTTAGTCCCAAATGTCTAGTTTAGTCCCTAAAATATCCTTCCTATTTGGTAAAAAAAATCTTTAGAAAGGACTTTTTTTTAGTCCTTATAAAAAAAGTCCCGGAAAACAAACATCCTGTTATTTTAGTGTTGTGCCTGCGGACTGCTTAGCTTTGCTCTGTTTTATAGCCTTCTCATGTACATAAATGAAGGATTTGACTTTGTACTTTTTTTCTTCATATTTGATCACTGTTTCAGACTTGCTTCTGATTGGTGCTGGTGATTAACTACCGATTAAAATTGATCCTTGATTCATCTCCAGCAAACTAGAAAAGCACCGCTTGTGGGGAGTCTCCCCTTTTCTTTAAGGGGACCGCTAGGCGCGGGTGTGCTTGCCGAAATTTTCGGCCGGTCTACGCCCTAGCGTTGGATATAGGCACATATAACCGTCAGATCCAGAGTAGAAAAAAAAAATCTCCTTCTCGTTCACGTACAACTCCATGACATCTCACAGCCACCTGCTAGCAGCTCGCCGGAGCCCCTTGTCGGCACGCTCGTCGGAGCCGCTGGCGGTTGCAGCACCGGTGCTCACTGGTCCACCCCGGCGCCCCCCGCTAGCAGCTCGCCTGACCCGCTTGTCGGCGTGCTCGTTGGGGCCGCTTGCCGGTTGTAGCACCGGTTCTTACTGGTCCGCCTTGAGGCCTCCCGCTAGCAGCTCGCTGGAGCTGCTCGTCGGCGCGCTGGTCGGGGCCGCTCATCGGAGCCGCTTGCCGTTTGTAGCACCGGTGCTTACTAGTCCGCCCCAACGCAACAATTTGTAGTGTTGGTTCCAGCAAAAATGAAATACAGTGGTAGCAAAAAAAGTACGGTGGTAGCAAATTTGGAGTGGTTCCAAGCAAAAGAAGATGGATCCAGCAAAAACAAATCAAAAGGTAGGGTGGTAGCAAAAACCAACAACGGTGGTAGCACAAATCAAAACTATGGTAACAATAAAATTGAAGTGGTTCCAGATGGATCCAACAAAAAATCAAAAACAGGGTTGTAGCAAAAATCAAAGATGGTGGTAGCAAAAATCGAAGGCCATGGTAAAAAAAGTTTGGTACACTGGTTTCATCAAACAAAAAACATGGTAGCCCACCATCTCCATCACCGGCAATGCTGGTTGCAACTTCTCGTCGGTGTGGTTCCAGCTTTTCGCCGGCATGGTTCTAGCAAAAAAAGCCAACCGGTTGTAGCACCAGAACCCTCCATCTTCATCGCCAGCAACACTGCTTGAAACTTTTTGCCGCCATGGTTCCAGCTTTTGGCCGACATAGTTCCAGCTTTTGGCCGGCCGGTTGCAGCACTAAAGCCTGCCATCTCCATCGCCGGCAACGCTGCTTGCAGCTTTTCGCCGGAATGGTTCCAACTTTTCGCCGACA belongs to Triticum urartu cultivar G1812 chromosome 7, Tu2.1, whole genome shotgun sequence and includes:
- the LOC125523774 gene encoding uncharacterized protein LOC125523774 codes for the protein MQRSSSFGTSWADQWDTGADPSPRARGGGNGGGDGKKGGVEKTKAAAATGLKKVKAGTAQGFQWIKDKYQKKSAGKSGKQGGGSEVAAGY